The Alosa alosa isolate M-15738 ecotype Scorff River chromosome 8, AALO_Geno_1.1, whole genome shotgun sequence genome contains the following window.
CTCGCTTGTCCCACCGGCAAATGCGCTGAGACTAGGTCTCAGACCAGGTCTCGGCCCCCTCTAGTGGCTCGGGGCTCCAAGCAGTTGCTTGCCTTGCCTGTTGACAAGGTGCGCCTCTGCTTAATATCACTATGCTATCCAACCACGGCGGCCTCCCTTGCAAGAACATAAGAGGCAAACTTCACTCTCAATACAAATAGGCATGGTAATTTATCACTAAATTAAAAACTACAAATAGAAACATTCACCCAAGACATTCTTGTTCTTGCTCTTGCTCAACCATAGTAAGCAGTTTTAataacggtaacactttattttaagacTCACATGTTAGCCACTAATACATACCTAATTAATGCCTGTATTAGTGACTAGTGAGTCAGaaatttcttgttcatgacgAATTAGGCCTTTATTCTTGATATAATCTTAATATCTGAAATAGCTGAAatagctgaagtgcccttgagcaaggcacctaacccctcactgctccccgagcgccgctgttgatgcaggcagctcactgcgccaggattagtgtgtgcttcacttcactgtgtgttcactgtgtactgagtgtgtttcactaattcacggattgggataaatgcagagaccaaatttccctcatgggatcaaaagagtatatatacttatacttatacttatacttgtacttatacttatataatgACCTTGTAAGCCGTGATCTCTACTTACTAATTAGTAGTACCAAAAGAGAATATGTATAACCCACTAGTAGCCatactgtctgaataaatcccGAATAGTGGGAGTCTGGGAGAAAAGTTGATCTCATGAACACACATTTCTGGATGAGTTTAAAATcatgtgtatttttttctgaCACCGGGCCACTGATACGATGCTTCTGAACCGTACCGCAGCTTGTGGAATAGATACATTGactatattacattacattacatttggctgacgcatttttaatcAGATCGCTGGTTGAGGCAAAAATGAGGACAGGAGGCGTTGCCCTGCAGCCAGCTACTTTGCTAGCCAATGCAGCAAATGGTGAAAGGGATTGGTATGGTTATGGTCGACCGGTGGGTTCAGCACTGGATGTGAGGCTGAAGATCCTCAGAGGTAAAGTGGTTGGAAAAGGGAGTGTGTCCGTTGCTCTGTCTCTGgtcgagcagcctgataacttaTGGCTTGTTTCCATTGATTGATACGGTTCAGTTCACTACAGTACGTGTGCAAGGAAACAAGCGGTTCCATCGACAAAGAAGCCaatttgttgtacaactttcttcGGCCCTAACCATGATAGCGGTGGAGCTTGTCTACAgatgattccattgttgcaaagcctgCTTCCAGTCGtgctactatggttgttatagttaccattcataagcttTGATATGAAAAgctgattaaacttttttttaacgagatctacttcataggtgtcccgttattcagaatcaAAAACCACCCcactagccaatcagaaaatagtatcTCTTCTCTGTGGGTGATGCATAATATGCACATAACGTGTTGGTAGGAATTGGTGTTCTTTTTCATTTGAGTGTCTCACTATTGCAACATACATTTCTGTACATCAAACTTGCTCTCTAAAAGGCTCTCTTATAAAAACCATGCAACATTCACTGTTAGGATAGTGAGGGCTTTCCCGGAGGCAGACAAGTGACCTCTTATGCATTGCCTATGCTTTTGCAGAAAATACTGCTGACATATCAAGTGATGCAGCCGCCAATAGCAGGAAAGACTGAGGGATGCATATTGGGGTattgtgtgtttaatccttaTTGTCTCTGCTGAAACTATAGTTTGATTATTCATGTCCTTTTATTCATTCAAGTGTCCATGTATCGCGTTATATGTATGTAATGATTTTGTTTAAAAACATGGGTATAAGATGGGGACCTTGCCCCAGCAATTTGTTTTGGATTTGCTGATGGAACTTTGTGTTGCTGGTAATATGTCCCCAGTCGTGATGTTCATCCCTGATCATAATTAGATAGTACCTTTTTCACTGCTGCCTGTGTTACCTCGATTTTAAGGATTTTTACTACACTGTGTTAAgacagaaatattttaaaaatgggTAAATGCTTGTTAgcagttatttaaaaaaaaaactttaatccTTGAGAGTATTAATCTGTTCTGCTCTTCATGACACACTCCAAGACAGAGTGCATCAAGACCTTTATCTAACATGTGATAAAAGAGAAGCtacaaatatttaaattattttgagGTTCAAGGCAACTCAGCGTTCCAGACTCTCCTCGGTCAAGTCTGAAACACTCccctaaatataaaaaaaacgtttttttttttttttttttttaaactggctTGATATACTTGAAAGCTGCAAAGGTATAGGTTAGCCATTTTATTTCAGACAATATATGATATTTTCTTTAGATCTATAACATGAGAATGACATTCTCTGGTCTGTGACATTAACCTTAATTGTCCAAGACATATCCAAGTATGAGTCTGGTGCTATTCTTAGTTAGCTAAAAGTTCCTCCTTGTCCTTTGACACTAAATCCCGTCTCAGAGGCATGCCTTTTTCCATTCCAATTTAGTCATTAGCATGATAGAAGAGGAGGTGATTAACCAGCTAGACAGATTTATAGTGTTAGCCTTGACAACTGCCCCTTTCCTCATGGACCCAAGCCCATGTTGTGCAAGAGCTTACACTCAAGATTTCAGTCAAGAAGTAATGTACTAATTCTGTACTTGTTTTGGGTATGTCTCAAAATGGAAAAGATTCATTTAACTAACATCCCTTGAATTAATTTTGTCCAGTCCCATTTAGTTTAAAAGAAACATGGTTTAGACCTAAACATGGCCTGTGTGGTTGTTGTCCTGAATAATCAGCCTTATCTTTGTTCCATCATTTGAACCATTactttttattagttttttCTGAACGCTaaccgtgattcttatagcataatttctaaaactactaatacttatagcaaaaccactcactgagtttgcaaaactaaaagcacaaacactgctttgcactcagtttgcaattttgtaacacacacaaaactgtataatccactgcacagcactctttttgcagaactgtaaacacaactcactgctttacactcaatttccaaatgatcaacacactcctagcaaaacTATAGACATGTAtgcctattatttacactattttgccaactgtCTGGCACACTGTCACAttatgaaaactgttttagataattagttcactttgcaatcagcctaagcagtgtaaataagccacaggtaagctGTCCGTGTGgagtacaatggagggagcaggaagaatGAGAATTAGAGGAGGCCAAGGAAGAGGACggggaggtgaagaagtaggaggaagaggaggcagaggtgaagaagcaagagggagaggatgacaaggacaaggaggtgaagttagaggaaaAGGAcaaagaggaggacgaggaaggGGGAAATAAAAAAGGgggcaaataaaaaaaatttgaaggggcaaataaaaaaaatcagtctacatgtggggatattgaccaggcatcatgtcaggcctggatccagcattccagaatatattttccccggtgccttggactagaggacattgcatgtgatgtagacgaaatTTTGAGAGATGACACGaatagactttttttttttcagtgaaattgctattttgtgttttgacttgtgtgtaaataaacaccaatacttgaagtttggatccctgtatgtttacagaactatgacaaaagtatgacctcaaactgacatagcctaccctgtgcacagagaaagcaaaagccagatgtgtttttttattcataccataccaaggttttcctatttgtgtgtagggTTTTGCAAAAAATAGccaatagttacaaaaaatgtgcttaagcaatcagaaaaaaaaacggaATTTTCAAACAATGAATGATTTTATATTTTGGGTGTTCTTTGAGCGCTATACATTTGATTGATCATCAAATACAGATTTAAGGCACAACACAGTCAAAGAAGACTTAAGTACAATAAAGGATCACTAATTCAAAAGGACAACATATGGGCAACAGGTGGTTTTGTGTTAAAACCGCtggaaaatactttttaaaaaaatactggaaaatactttttaaaataaattgtgtGTACCATACTCACTTTTCTGTGGCACATATAACAAATGTAAAGCACAAAGAGAACAAAGGATTTATGGCATGTGGATGGGTTGTAAATGTTTAATGATACAAAAAGTTTTATTGCTTGTTAGTGTTCAGTGATTTGAGATCACAACCATCCAATGGGGCCATGAATTAACTCCTTTGAAAATGTGACTGGTGAATTCCCAGTATGCAAAGCAAACATAAGATAGAACTGCAAATGCATTACATATTCACTGAACGTTTGGGGGTCACTGGGGATGCAGTGGTTGTCTCCTGGCTGGCTGGAATGCCTGTAAGCCATTTGTCCATACTTCCACAATACAGCAGAGAGCGCATCGGCCATTTCTGTAATGAAGAATTAGTGAGCTTTTTcatagacccccccccctcccttagTAAAGATATCATTAATTGTATTattgtatgtattgtattgtgtacaTTAATTACCCAACCTACCTTAACGGGATGCAGAAATCCACCAGCCTTGCTTGAAAAAGTGTGATCACTGAAGCACCTGCTCTGATCCAATGTTTCTGTGAGGTGGGCAATGTAGTTTGTGGCCAGAACAAGTATATCCAACTTTGAGAGCTTGGTGTCTGGAGGGACAGAGGGTAGTGCGGCCTGCAACCTGTGGAATGCCTCTCGCAGGTTTTTCACCCGACTCCTCTCACGAGCTGCATTCTCAGGACAATTGTGAGACTTCATCCCTTTTGGTCCAACCATTCCTACCTTCATCTAGGCAATAAAAACAACGTTTACCCCAATGTTATTGTTCCAATGTATTATGGCAATAATTGACTGATTTATCCCCATTTTAAGTTTAAATAACTATTTAGTGTCAACAAATGTATTCACACCCTTtgaatatatacagtattttaagtataagtatatatactcttttgatcccgtgagggaaatttggtctctgcatttatcccaatccgtgacttagtgaaacacactcagcacacagtgaggtgaagcacacactaatcccggcgcagtgagctgcctgcaacaacagcggcgcctggggagcagtgaggggttaggtgccttgctcaagggcacttcagccgtgcctactggtcggggttcgaaccggcaaccctccggtaacaagtccgaagcgctaaccagtaggccacggctgcctattataaatatatatatatatatatatataatatatataaatatatataattatatatatatatattcccctTATTGCTTTTAAGAATGGAATCATTGTCAATATAATTTGCCCTTTTTGACAAGAATTTGTCAAAAACTTTAATGTCAAAAAACTTTAATGTCAAACAGATTTCTACAAAATaatgtgaattaaaaatataaaatgtaaaataagTGGTTACATACATTTTCACCCCCTTTGAAGTCACTGTCCTAATTCAACAAAGGTCCAGCCAATTGGTGCTATAGTATCACAATCAGTGAAATGGAGATCACCTGAGGACAGTGAATGTTCGCAAGTGATTAAGTATAAAGTGTGAGTTGAGTGACCGTGCATTGAGTGACCGTGCAAGGAGACAGGCAAGGGAGGCCCCCAAGAcacctatgacaactctgagGGAGCTAAAAGCTTCATTAGCTGAGATGGGAGAGATTCTGCAAACAACAAATGTTGCCTGGGTTCTTCACCAGTCAAATCTTTATGGGAGAGTGGCAAAGAGAAAGCCACTGTTGAAGAAAGCgcatattaaagcaacaccaaagcacttttcctctgtcgcacgcacgctatttgtttatccagcactggctttgcaaattacgatgtccacagacaaggtagagcagtggtccccaaactttttcttccgagggccagcttaatatgcctggctgtaagagagggccagagactcggagtatatcagtaaccataaatagcttagtgctgtgaataacagcagtctaccttagttgaatattccattacatttaatctataggcttttgcaatttaataccattgttagctgtgtttatgccatcatgccatatcagtgtaaaatgtaactcaaattaaatattactaataaaaagacttttgcattcccaaaagtattagcaggtagtcccaaaagtacatttaattaaaaatgtgtgaactctgaaaatgtaaagttctcaaactatgagaattttatgaagtgctgaagtggtctgaaatgaccaccattcaacatttgaacaaataaaaataattatcccagaaagtcctaGAAAAATTACTTGAatataagttagttagttattaacaattcattgataaacttttagaatactttgagtactgatgcagtcagcatagcctcattacattgtttgcagataggcctacatttaaatcattccgtttttgatggcaaacgcgaaacagcgccaaaacaaccaccagtggacaaaaacagtattacatgtgtactgttaagactcgccatagagaatgaatgggggaaattgcggaggttatagtttgacgatgtcgtactcccgtgcgggccggttgctatataccacggacatgttttggggggccacccaaaatgaggtggcgggccgtagtttggggaccactgaggtagagtatgttgcatgattttatgaaagtatgatgtattgcgatatcagatgcaagtcaaaattgtagtttcttatgtctcattccatagaactacagatccgctacccggtCTGGCAAACTTCCATAGTGCAGTTATAGTGTGCTTACATAATtccaaaagggttctccaatgttttctcagttaaccttttaaaatgatatcagattagtaaacagaatgtgcctttggaacattggatgaatggttgctgataatgggcaaagtagatattgcattaaagatcagccatttctttctacaacagtcaagaacccttttgcaattactgcatgtaagcacataatgtaatctgaaaactgctgccctgattaaaaaaaacaatgcaactgaccTCAGCTGGTCTTCtatctataatggagtggaatagaaatttctaagtgatcctaaacttttgaccggtagtgtatgcGCTTTAAAGACAGCAAGGTAAATGTTCTGGGGAGTCAAAGCCCAAACCTCAATCCAATAGAGAATTTGTGGCTGGACTTGAAAAGGGCTGTTCACATCCGATACCTGTGCAACCTGACATAGCTTGAGCAGTTTTGCAATGATGAATGGAGTAAAATTGCAGTATCCAGATGTTCGAGTCTAATTGAGACTAATCTATCGAATACTGACTTGAAGATTTATGCAATTGCTAATTTTCCATGATATATTTTAAATTActttactttgtagaaatctgtTTTCCCCTTAACATTAGATTTCATTTTCTCCCCCAAATCcttgtaaaaaaacaaaacaaattacacTGACCATGATTCCATTTATAAAGTGAGTGAATACTTTATATAGGCACTGTACACTGCCCTAGGATGTTATTCTGCAGATCTAACTTACCCATTTATCTGTGTCACTAAGAGTTACCTTTGTGGAGCCTGGAGGGGCCACTCTCTCACAGACCAGGTTTCCCGCCTTGGTTACATCCATATCCAATGAGTCAAATGAAGCACTCTTCAGATGCTTATCCATAGAAAGATGTCAACTTCATAGAATTATCAAAATTGGTACCTAAAATACTGTCTGTTTAAATGTTCCACACTATGGTTTTAGAGTCCTTTAGCAAGCCTGATCTCATGATTGTGCTCTCTGTTCAGaggttttgctttttaattatGTAGCAATTCCTTTCCCTCGTCTTATCCTTTACTGGTGAGGTAATGCCAGGATCTTGAATTGCGCTGTTATTTCCTCCCACCAATTCTTTGCCTCCCACGGGTCTAGGCTACCCAGGGAGAGTCTGCATGTGCTGTCCCCCTCCCCACCATGAGCTTTGGGAAAAGCCAGACCTCTTTTACAGCTGCAGACTCTTACCTTGACCACTAACCCCAGTATGTGAAAGAGCCAAGATTTTTAAATAGTCACTGTTCCTAACTTACCATTATTGATCTAATCTGATGTTGTGAATGAAATAAGAAAGAAGCAATGGAGTAAAGTAGAGTTTGCTCATTCATTTATCTAAAACTGTGATTAAACTGTGGTTCAAGCTTAGACAGACAAATGGTTacaacaactagatgtaccgcagagcggtacaaaatatgaccgccacccagtccagcacatgttttccacaaaaataagtcacgctgaaaggcatatatgattctaactgtctcactgaattgcattatgcacactcgaTTCTCACTGgcatctgctagacaacaagtaccaaaacatgattagttcatagatttcacat
Protein-coding sequences here:
- the LOC125299627 gene encoding transcription factor 23-like isoform X2 is translated as MDKHLKSASFDSLDMDVTKAGNLVCERVAPPGSTKMKVGMVGPKGMKSHNCPENAARERSRVKNLREAFHRLQAALPSVPPDTKLSKLDILVLATNYIAHLTETLDQSRCFSDHTFSSKAGGFLHPVKKWPMRSLLYCGSMDKWLTGIPASQETTTASPVTPKRSVNM
- the LOC125299627 gene encoding transcription factor 24-like isoform X1; its protein translation is MDKHLKSASFDSLDMDVTKAGNLVCERVAPPGSTKVTLSDTDKWMKVGMVGPKGMKSHNCPENAARERSRVKNLREAFHRLQAALPSVPPDTKLSKLDILVLATNYIAHLTETLDQSRCFSDHTFSSKAGGFLHPVKKWPMRSLLYCGSMDKWLTGIPASQETTTASPVTPKRSVNM